A region of uncultured Desulfobacter sp. DNA encodes the following proteins:
- the pseB gene encoding UDP-N-acetylglucosamine 4,6-dehydratase (inverting): MDGKVVLITGGTGSFGKQCVRMILERYAVQKLIILSRDELKQFEMQQMFPAAQNERLRYFIGDVRDKDRLYRAFSGVDIVIHAAAMKQVPAAEYNPFEAVKTNIIGAQNVIDAAIDQNVKKVVALSTDKAANPVNLYGATKLCSDKIFIAGNAYTGRKVKTIFSVVRYGNVIGSRGSVIPFFLEKRSSGVLPITDLRMTRFWITLDQAVNFVFQCLSKMVGGELFVPKLPSMAIADLACAICADCRHEIIGIRPGEKLHEVMIPEDVSRLAVEFGDYYVIQPDFSFFNKGQMPMDGFRGPVPEGFEYSSATNPHFLTVEQMRTLIQPLIKGLNAQ, translated from the coding sequence ATGGATGGCAAGGTAGTGCTGATCACCGGCGGCACAGGCTCTTTTGGGAAACAGTGCGTCCGGATGATCCTTGAACGGTATGCGGTGCAGAAATTGATTATCCTCAGCCGGGATGAACTCAAGCAGTTTGAAATGCAGCAGATGTTTCCGGCGGCCCAGAATGAACGCTTAAGATATTTCATCGGCGATGTCCGGGATAAAGACCGGCTGTACAGGGCCTTTTCCGGTGTGGATATCGTCATTCATGCGGCAGCCATGAAACAGGTGCCTGCGGCTGAATACAATCCGTTTGAAGCCGTGAAAACCAATATCATCGGGGCCCAGAATGTCATTGATGCGGCCATTGATCAAAATGTGAAGAAAGTGGTGGCCCTCAGCACGGATAAAGCGGCAAATCCGGTGAACCTGTACGGCGCGACCAAATTATGTTCGGATAAAATTTTTATTGCCGGGAATGCGTACACGGGTCGAAAAGTGAAAACCATATTCAGTGTTGTCAGGTATGGCAATGTCATCGGCAGCCGGGGCAGCGTGATTCCCTTTTTCCTTGAAAAAAGAAGTTCAGGTGTGCTGCCCATTACGGATTTAAGGATGACACGATTCTGGATTACCCTGGACCAGGCCGTGAATTTTGTTTTTCAGTGCCTTTCAAAGATGGTGGGCGGGGAACTGTTTGTGCCCAAACTGCCCAGCATGGCCATTGCGGATCTGGCATGCGCCATCTGTGCGGATTGCAGGCATGAAATTATCGGCATCCGCCCCGGGGAAAAACTTCATGAGGTGATGATTCCGGAGGATGTATCAAGATTGGCTGTTGAGTTCGGCGACTATTATGTGATTCAGCCTGATTTCAGTTTTTTTAATAAGGGTCAAATGCCCATGGACGGATTCCGAGGACCGGTCCCGGAGGGATTTGAGTACAGTTCGGCAACCAACCCCCATTTCCTGACTGTGGAACAGATGCGGACGTTAATACAGCCGCTTATAAAAGGTTTAAACGCGCAATGA
- a CDS encoding acylneuraminate cytidylyltransferase family protein, which translates to MTARIAVIPARGGSKRLPRKNILPVLGRPMLHYPVKAALDSGCFDRVIVSTEDEEIRNIALGAGAEVMNRPDHLTRDQSTVAQVCLDVLARLSEHEEITSDWFCCIYATAIFITPEDICSALAMVEKDTRANCVMGVSDFNLQPLQSLEKDAEGFLKPRWQECMLQSQFHPQLVASNGTLYWVRTKDFVQQKSFYTDKMLGYKIPWIRAIDLDTPGDYDIACRIAPLLLGEIAPGRRQNADHY; encoded by the coding sequence ATGACGGCCCGGATAGCTGTTATTCCTGCCCGGGGGGGATCCAAACGGCTGCCCCGGAAAAATATTCTGCCTGTTTTGGGGCGGCCCATGCTCCATTACCCGGTGAAAGCGGCCCTGGACAGCGGTTGTTTTGACCGGGTCATCGTTTCCACCGAAGATGAAGAGATCCGAAACATTGCCCTTGGCGCAGGGGCTGAAGTGATGAACCGGCCGGATCACCTGACCCGGGATCAGTCCACAGTGGCCCAGGTGTGTCTGGATGTGCTGGCCCGCCTGTCTGAACACGAAGAAATCACATCGGACTGGTTCTGCTGTATTTATGCCACAGCCATATTCATTACGCCCGAGGATATCTGCTCCGCCCTTGCCATGGTGGAAAAAGACACCAGGGCAAATTGCGTTATGGGGGTATCTGACTTCAATCTTCAGCCCCTTCAATCCCTGGAAAAAGATGCTGAGGGCTTTTTAAAACCCAGGTGGCAGGAGTGCATGCTCCAGTCCCAGTTTCATCCACAGCTTGTGGCCAGCAACGGTACGCTTTACTGGGTCAGGACAAAAGATTTTGTGCAGCAGAAAAGCTTTTATACGGATAAAATGCTTGGATATAAAATTCCCTGGATCCGGGCCATAGATCTGGATACGCCTGGGGATTACGATATTGCCTGCCGGATTGCCCCATTGCTTTTGGGGGAGATTGCCCCAGGACGGAGACAAAATGCCGATCATTATTGA
- the pseI gene encoding pseudaminic acid synthase → MPIIIDGFEIGSSTFIVAELSANHGGSIDIAKKTIKAAKDAGANALKIQTYTPDTITMACDNPCFILNEGTIWDGRTFHDLYQEAFTPWQWQEELMAYAKSLGLVFFSTPFDNTAVDFLEALNVPAYKVASFEILDISLIEYIASRGKPVMISTGIAGLDDIGAAVDACRRMGNEQIILLKCTSSYPARIEEANLKTIPDMKKRFGVQVGLSDHTMDNIVPVAAVAVGATVVEKHFILDRSVGGPDASFSIEPETFAQMVWDIRQVEKALGAVDYSMTEKKLKSRLHGRSLFAVADIRKGACFTADNIRSIRPGYGLAPKHLNKVLGTRALRDIKKGTPLDWILVDKTGLLI, encoded by the coding sequence ATGCCGATCATTATTGACGGGTTTGAAATCGGGTCTTCCACTTTTATTGTGGCGGAACTGTCGGCAAATCACGGCGGCAGTATTGATATAGCGAAAAAGACGATAAAAGCCGCCAAAGATGCCGGTGCAAATGCCCTTAAAATACAGACATACACACCGGACACCATCACAATGGCTTGTGATAATCCCTGTTTTATACTCAATGAAGGAACCATCTGGGATGGCCGAACTTTCCATGACCTGTACCAGGAAGCCTTTACGCCCTGGCAGTGGCAAGAGGAGTTGATGGCCTACGCCAAAAGCCTGGGCCTTGTCTTTTTTTCCACACCGTTTGACAACACAGCCGTTGATTTTCTGGAAGCACTGAATGTTCCTGCGTATAAAGTGGCTTCATTTGAAATCCTGGATATTTCCCTCATAGAGTACATCGCATCCAGAGGAAAGCCTGTGATGATTTCCACTGGCATCGCTGGCCTTGACGACATTGGGGCGGCTGTTGATGCATGTCGTCGGATGGGCAATGAACAGATTATTTTGCTGAAGTGTACCTCTTCGTATCCAGCCCGGATTGAAGAGGCCAATTTAAAAACCATCCCGGATATGAAAAAAAGATTTGGCGTTCAGGTCGGTCTGTCCGATCACACCATGGATAACATTGTGCCGGTTGCCGCAGTTGCTGTGGGCGCAACGGTTGTTGAAAAACATTTCATTCTCGACAGATCGGTTGGCGGGCCGGATGCCTCTTTTTCAATAGAGCCTGAAACGTTTGCCCAAATGGTTTGGGATATCCGCCAGGTGGAAAAAGCGCTTGGGGCAGTGGATTACAGCATGACGGAAAAAAAATTGAAATCTCGTTTGCACGGACGATCTCTTTTTGCTGTGGCTGATATCAGAAAAGGGGCGTGCTTTACGGCTGATAATATAAGGTCCATCCGTCCGGGATATGGCCTGGCACCCAAACATCTGAACAAGGTTCTTGGAACCCGGGCATTGCGGGACATCAAAAAAGGGACACCTCTGGATTGGATACTGGTGGATAAAACAGGTCTTTTAATCTAA
- a CDS encoding GNAT family N-acetyltransferase, translating to MEKYIVLPRDSYSFQGYTLVALRRQDILKIKAWRNDQIDILRQKNILTDQDQKNYYNKIVFPTYGQNHPGQILFSILQEDACIGYGGLVHISWEDKRGEISFLVDSDRVYDSQTYQNDFQCFLEIIKHISFTDLGLNRLFLETYDMRKKHIQIIEKSGFALEGRLKEHVIINGASIDSLIHGMVKSDYEESKNIY from the coding sequence TTGGAAAAGTATATTGTTTTGCCCCGGGATTCATATTCGTTTCAAGGCTATACTCTTGTAGCCCTTCGAAGGCAGGATATTTTAAAAATCAAAGCGTGGCGTAATGACCAGATTGATATCCTGAGGCAAAAAAACATCCTTACGGATCAAGATCAAAAAAATTATTACAACAAGATTGTTTTTCCAACCTATGGGCAGAACCATCCCGGGCAGATACTTTTCAGTATATTGCAGGAAGATGCGTGTATTGGATATGGCGGCTTGGTCCATATCTCCTGGGAAGACAAGCGTGGGGAGATATCTTTCCTGGTTGACAGTGATCGCGTTTATGACAGTCAGACCTATCAAAATGATTTTCAGTGCTTCCTGGAAATCATTAAACATATCTCATTTACCGATTTGGGTTTGAATCGTCTGTTTTTAGAGACCTATGACATGCGCAAAAAACATATTCAGATCATTGAAAAAAGCGGATTCGCATTGGAAGGCCGGCTAAAGGAGCATGTCATTATCAACGGGGCATCCATTGATTCACTGATTCATGGAATGGTAAAAAGTGATTATGAAGAATCAAAGAATATTTATTAG
- a CDS encoding NAD-dependent epimerase/dehydratase family protein, with amino-acid sequence MKNQRIFISGGAGVVGRELVAKLHGEGASLLVGDLKPVPKAFDPRIQYRQGDLNYISREELDLFKPDVFIHLAATFERSIESYEFWEENFRHNIALSHHLMTLLKGSSSLKRVIFPSSYLVYSPELYTFDHPREKAVRLVETDKIAPRNLIGSAKLFHEMELNFLNAFCKEQFSSVMLRIFRGYGRGSRCVISRWVRALLNNETIQVYNKKGLFDYIYAGDIAQAIIKVLEHPELSGIVNLGTDNARTVADVVNILKRYFPGMDMIESDLDIPYEASQANMDLFKRKTGWLPETQLEDAIPKIIEYEKQNKAQSIPQAVNVLVTSASGKIPLIESVKKGIRKIDTLGKVIAADADHKCLGAYFADGFWHMPPIDRLSPQQLTAYCKKENISAIIPTRDGELEYFSKLKQCLEKKNIRVMISGLETITTCGDKLCFYTCLKKNGLPAIPTFLTPQEVGADAFVVKERFGTASSGVGINLTMDQAEAHARILSNPVFQPFIKGVEISVDIYIAKGGLVKGMVMRTRDEVINGESRVTTAFYDNRLAQLCERFAAPFEFYGHIILQVIQDNAGDFHIIECNPRFGGASTLGIFCGLDSFYWFLLESRGADITDYPFVFDKDKKIKQVRYPKDKIFIEK; translated from the coding sequence ATGAAGAATCAAAGAATATTTATTAGCGGTGGAGCCGGTGTTGTGGGACGGGAACTGGTGGCAAAACTTCATGGGGAAGGCGCCTCTCTGTTGGTGGGCGATTTAAAACCTGTCCCCAAAGCCTTTGATCCCAGGATACAATATAGGCAGGGGGATCTGAATTATATATCCAGAGAAGAACTTGACCTGTTCAAGCCGGATGTGTTTATTCATCTTGCAGCAACCTTCGAAAGATCCATTGAATCATATGAATTCTGGGAAGAAAATTTCAGGCATAATATAGCCTTAAGCCATCACCTGATGACTCTTTTAAAAGGCTCTTCTTCTTTAAAACGCGTGATTTTTCCTTCCAGCTATCTGGTATACAGCCCCGAACTGTACACCTTTGATCATCCCCGTGAAAAGGCTGTCCGGCTGGTTGAAACCGATAAAATAGCCCCCAGGAACTTGATCGGAAGCGCCAAACTGTTTCATGAGATGGAATTAAATTTTCTTAACGCTTTTTGCAAAGAGCAATTCTCTTCGGTTATGCTTCGAATATTCCGGGGGTATGGGCGCGGCTCCCGTTGTGTTATTTCCCGGTGGGTTCGGGCACTGTTAAACAACGAAACCATTCAGGTTTATAACAAGAAGGGGCTGTTTGACTATATTTATGCCGGGGACATAGCCCAGGCAATTATTAAGGTTCTCGAACACCCGGAGTTGTCCGGTATTGTTAATCTTGGAACTGATAATGCCCGCACAGTGGCAGATGTCGTCAATATATTAAAAAGGTATTTTCCCGGGATGGATATGATAGAAAGTGATCTGGATATCCCCTATGAGGCGTCCCAGGCAAATATGGATCTGTTCAAAAGAAAAACGGGCTGGCTCCCTGAAACTCAGCTTGAGGATGCTATTCCCAAAATCATTGAATATGAAAAGCAAAACAAAGCGCAATCCATCCCCCAGGCCGTTAATGTCCTGGTGACATCTGCGTCGGGGAAAATTCCACTCATTGAGTCTGTTAAAAAAGGGATCAGGAAAATAGATACCTTAGGAAAGGTAATTGCTGCTGATGCCGATCATAAATGCCTTGGGGCATATTTTGCCGATGGATTCTGGCATATGCCGCCCATTGACCGTCTATCCCCCCAACAGTTGACAGCTTACTGCAAAAAAGAAAACATAAGCGCCATTATCCCCACCCGGGATGGCGAACTGGAATATTTTTCAAAATTGAAGCAATGTCTCGAAAAAAAAAATATCAGAGTTATGATTTCCGGGCTGGAAACGATAACTACGTGCGGGGATAAGCTTTGCTTTTACACCTGTTTGAAAAAGAACGGATTGCCGGCCATCCCCACCTTTTTGACGCCCCAGGAGGTTGGGGCAGATGCGTTTGTTGTCAAAGAACGCTTTGGGACGGCAAGCAGCGGTGTCGGCATAAATTTAACCATGGACCAGGCTGAGGCCCATGCCCGGATATTGTCGAATCCGGTTTTTCAGCCGTTTATTAAAGGTGTGGAGATAAGTGTAGATATATATATTGCCAAGGGCGGCTTGGTAAAAGGAATGGTTATGCGGACCAGAGATGAGGTGATCAACGGCGAATCACGCGTGACAACCGCATTTTATGATAATCGCCTTGCACAGCTATGTGAACGGTTTGCAGCGCCTTTTGAATTTTACGGGCATATTATCCTTCAGGTGATTCAGGATAATGCAGGCGATTTTCATATTATTGAATGCAATCCACGTTTTGGGGGGGCATCAACCTTGGGTATTTTTTGCGGGCTGGACAGTTTTTACTGGTTTCTTCTTGAATCCCGGGGGGCAGATATCACCGACTATCCTTTTGTTTTTGATAAAGATAAAAAAATCAAGCAGGTCAGGTACCCCAAGGATAAGATTTTTATAGAAAAATGA
- a CDS encoding HAD family hydrolase, with product MILVFDLDDTLYDELSFVQSGFLKVAEYVNKTFGIDTESAYDIMHSELETNGRGKVFDTLLLKYKVYSKSAVGKCVSVYRLHTPEIELNPDAVRCLDRFKQFNKYIVTDGNKVVQRNKLNALGLPPVMKKIFITHEYGKKNAKPSAYCFNLIAKLEKTPPGNIVYIADNPQKDFINIKKLGFKTVRICQGMFANLKLGYEYEAHFTINCLDQLTLSLIEKFTLA from the coding sequence ATGATATTGGTATTTGACCTTGATGACACCCTTTACGATGAGCTTTCCTTCGTGCAAAGCGGATTTTTAAAGGTTGCTGAATATGTAAATAAAACATTTGGTATTGATACTGAATCGGCTTACGATATCATGCATTCTGAGCTTGAAACCAACGGTCGGGGCAAAGTGTTTGATACGTTGCTTCTGAAATATAAAGTGTATTCAAAGTCTGCCGTTGGGAAATGCGTATCCGTATATCGTTTACACACTCCTGAAATTGAGCTTAATCCCGATGCCGTCAGATGCCTGGACAGGTTTAAACAGTTTAATAAGTATATTGTGACGGATGGAAATAAAGTTGTTCAACGAAATAAACTCAATGCCTTGGGCTTACCCCCTGTGATGAAGAAAATATTTATCACCCATGAGTACGGCAAGAAAAACGCCAAGCCGTCTGCTTATTGTTTCAACCTGATCGCGAAATTGGAGAAGACGCCCCCTGGAAATATTGTTTATATCGCAGACAACCCCCAAAAGGATTTCATAAATATAAAAAAACTGGGGTTTAAAACCGTTCGTATCTGTCAGGGAATGTTCGCCAATCTGAAACTTGGCTACGAATACGAGGCACATTTTACCATCAATTGCCTTGATCAACTGACATTGAGTCTTATTGAGAAATTCACTTTGGCCTGA
- a CDS encoding lysylphosphatidylglycerol synthase domain-containing protein, giving the protein MNDFRPAAGRAFTRGLMIQGLQAGAVLCLARALSAEASAGLALVFLASSLAAAVPVTMGGMGARELVFFWAAPHVCLDSTVTVAIALLFFIITLISSLPGMYFHWLPQRL; this is encoded by the coding sequence TTGAACGATTTCAGACCCGCAGCCGGCCGTGCATTTACACGGGGGCTTATGATCCAGGGCCTGCAGGCCGGTGCTGTTTTGTGCCTTGCCAGGGCCCTGTCGGCAGAGGCGTCTGCCGGGCTTGCTCTGGTGTTTCTGGCCTCCTCCCTGGCCGCTGCGGTCCCGGTGACCATGGGCGGCATGGGTGCCAGAGAACTTGTATTCTTCTGGGCGGCCCCCCATGTCTGCCTGGACAGCACGGTAACCGTTGCCATTGCCCTGCTGTTTTTTATTATAACTCTTATATCAAGTTTGCCCGGAATGTATTTTCACTGGCTGCCCCAAAGGCTTTAA
- a CDS encoding phosphatase PAP2 family protein: MDVRALPCSTNRPEQESCRSIQPSVGFVCLVVSAAIVMLAIVPVDYRLTAWLHKWQWPVLSKIMEQSIFEGEIIGGSDFSVILLILVFAGYVHCVLFGDRSPISRFRPHMGFILIASFWTCLCDVYGLKWIMGRARPGLVMNHGESFSNGYEWGPHFITHGSYNGSFPSGHTTLAFIFMSLAYVLAGIAAIGGIFALQVFVLVFLPFSMHTGDVLGADHESEPLGQRLSGQHLFFLDHHSHPLSPGLPPAPKGL, from the coding sequence ATGGACGTCCGCGCGTTGCCATGCTCCACCAATAGGCCTGAACAGGAGTCCTGTCGTAGCATTCAGCCCAGTGTCGGGTTTGTTTGCCTGGTCGTTTCGGCCGCAATTGTCATGCTGGCAATCGTACCGGTGGACTACCGCCTGACGGCCTGGTTGCACAAATGGCAATGGCCGGTGTTGTCAAAAATCATGGAGCAGAGCATTTTTGAGGGAGAAATAATCGGCGGAAGCGATTTCAGTGTGATTCTGCTGATCCTTGTGTTTGCAGGTTATGTACATTGTGTTCTCTTTGGGGATCGGAGCCCGATAAGTCGTTTTCGGCCTCATATGGGATTTATTCTAATCGCATCGTTCTGGACCTGCCTTTGTGATGTGTATGGTCTGAAATGGATCATGGGCCGTGCCAGGCCCGGCCTTGTCATGAACCATGGGGAATCGTTTTCAAACGGGTACGAATGGGGGCCCCATTTTATCACCCATGGGTCTTATAACGGCAGCTTTCCCAGCGGCCATACAACGCTTGCCTTTATCTTTATGTCCCTTGCCTATGTTCTGGCCGGGATTGCCGCCATAGGCGGGATATTCGCCTTACAGGTCTTTGTATTGGTCTTTTTGCCATTCTCAATGCACACTGGTGATGTCCTTGGTGCGGACCATGAGTCTGAGCCACTGGGCCAGCGACTGTCTGGCCAGCATCTTTTTTTCCTGGATCACCATTCACACCCTTTATCACCTGGTCTTCCGCCTGCCCCAAAGGGTTTATAA
- a CDS encoding N-acetylneuraminate synthase family protein — translation MKIPLGNRTVGDDCQVFIVFEAGPTHDGLASAKELVRCAARAGADAVKFQILDPDRLVPDKNQMFSYEILLDKNTGERKTKTESLYEILARRYLTFDQWRQVKSYCDDLGIIFFSTVTFKEEVDFLMEIGSPTIKICSGDINHVPLIRYCAQTGAVIQLDTGNATIGEVERAFDEVLAAGNQNVIIHNCPSGYPARLESINLKMIPTLKQMFGCPVAFSDHTPGWEMDIAAVALGANMVEKTITLDRTTPSVEHLFSIEPDEMKAFVASIRNLETALGSSRRQLNPEERARGVGGRRSIILKKNVKKNQIIDDSIIDYVRPGSGIAPDMADVILKKRFTKDLMAGRFLDWGDFK, via the coding sequence ATGAAAATACCGTTGGGAAATAGAACCGTTGGGGACGATTGCCAGGTTTTTATCGTATTTGAAGCCGGTCCCACCCATGACGGACTTGCTTCGGCAAAAGAGCTGGTCCGTTGCGCAGCCCGGGCAGGAGCCGATGCGGTTAAATTCCAGATCCTTGACCCTGATCGTCTGGTGCCGGATAAAAACCAGATGTTTTCCTATGAGATTTTACTGGATAAAAACACAGGAGAACGAAAAACAAAAACAGAATCACTGTACGAAATTCTGGCCCGGCGTTATCTGACCTTTGACCAGTGGCGTCAGGTGAAAAGCTATTGTGATGATCTGGGCATTATTTTCTTTTCAACAGTGACGTTTAAAGAAGAAGTGGATTTTTTAATGGAAATCGGTTCGCCCACCATAAAAATCTGCTCCGGGGATATCAACCACGTTCCTTTAATACGGTATTGTGCACAAACAGGCGCGGTTATTCAGCTTGACACAGGCAATGCCACCATAGGCGAAGTGGAACGTGCCTTTGATGAGGTCCTTGCCGCCGGAAATCAGAATGTGATCATTCACAATTGTCCCTCTGGGTACCCAGCCCGCCTTGAGAGCATCAATCTGAAGATGATCCCCACACTGAAGCAGATGTTCGGGTGTCCCGTTGCTTTTTCAGATCATACACCAGGGTGGGAGATGGATATCGCTGCTGTTGCCCTGGGAGCGAATATGGTTGAAAAAACCATTACCCTGGACCGGACAACCCCAAGCGTGGAACATTTGTTCTCCATTGAACCCGATGAAATGAAGGCTTTTGTGGCATCCATTCGTAACCTGGAAACGGCTTTGGGCTCATCCCGGCGGCAACTTAACCCGGAAGAACGGGCCCGGGGTGTTGGCGGAAGAAGAAGTATTATATTAAAAAAAAATGTAAAGAAAAATCAAATCATTGACGATTCTATCATTGATTACGTCCGACCGGGATCGGGAATTGCCCCGGATATGGCAGATGTAATCCTGAAGAAAAGATTTACAAAAGACCTTATGGCCGGACGGTTTCTGGACTGGGGTGATTTTAAATAA
- a CDS encoding tetratricopeptide repeat-containing glycosyltransferase family protein, with protein MSVDTLLRTGIASHASGRLKEAEQFYRQVLAQVPDHPDANNFMGVLAYNVGKNDLAIAYIRKAIERMPLNSGCFNNMGNVFQQQEKYRESVKWYEMSVRIKPANKMAHNNIAVAYLNLGILDKALASVKAAIDIDPEYAEAHSNHGEILRAMGDNDGALVAINKAISLSADMVSANWNRALIWLSQGNFQDGWPAYEWRWRRPTTRSRVFAHGTAWQGQDVKGKVLFVYEEQGLGDTLQFIRYLPKLQALGARVVFETGTSLIRLVADNRLYDRLLVALKSVDTRPVDRFDFHVPLLSLPHLLKTKIDTIPDTIPYLKADPALCRVWKNRISGDNSFKIGLVWAGRPDHKNDVNRSIHLSLFETLGKIEGASFYSLQKEKHEKWTNMEGLTLFEKDLGPEISDFADTAAIIENMDLVISVDTSVVHLAGALGKPVWTLLPFSADFRWLLEREDSPWYPTMRLFRQTCAGEWMPVMQRVQQALAEKMIKLKKNG; from the coding sequence ATGTCAGTGGATACATTACTCAGAACGGGCATTGCCAGTCATGCTTCAGGTAGACTCAAGGAGGCTGAGCAATTTTACCGTCAGGTTCTTGCCCAGGTTCCTGATCACCCTGATGCCAACAATTTTATGGGAGTGCTGGCCTACAACGTCGGTAAAAACGATCTGGCCATTGCTTATATTAGAAAAGCCATAGAACGGATGCCGTTAAATTCAGGATGCTTTAACAACATGGGCAATGTTTTTCAGCAGCAGGAAAAATACCGGGAATCAGTGAAGTGGTATGAGATGTCTGTCAGAATAAAGCCTGCCAATAAAATGGCCCATAATAATATTGCTGTGGCATACCTTAATTTGGGCATTCTGGATAAGGCCCTTGCCTCTGTCAAAGCGGCTATAGATATAGATCCGGAATATGCCGAGGCCCATAGCAACCATGGTGAAATTCTCAGGGCCATGGGAGACAATGACGGGGCCCTTGTGGCCATCAATAAGGCGATTTCACTTTCTGCCGACATGGTCAGCGCAAACTGGAACCGCGCGCTTATCTGGTTGTCCCAGGGAAATTTTCAAGACGGATGGCCTGCATATGAGTGGCGGTGGCGTCGTCCAACAACCCGCAGCAGGGTGTTTGCCCACGGCACTGCGTGGCAGGGCCAGGATGTCAAGGGGAAGGTTCTGTTTGTTTATGAAGAGCAGGGGCTTGGCGACACCTTGCAGTTTATCCGCTATCTTCCCAAGCTCCAGGCTTTGGGGGCCCGGGTGGTTTTTGAAACAGGCACGTCCCTGATTCGTCTGGTGGCGGATAATCGGCTTTATGACCGACTTCTTGTGGCATTAAAAAGCGTGGACACCCGGCCTGTAGACAGGTTTGATTTCCATGTTCCACTTTTATCCCTGCCACACCTATTGAAAACTAAAATAGACACAATTCCCGATACAATCCCCTATCTGAAAGCTGATCCGGCACTTTGCCGTGTCTGGAAAAACAGGATCTCCGGTGATAATTCCTTTAAAATAGGCCTTGTCTGGGCCGGTCGTCCGGATCATAAAAACGACGTTAACCGATCCATCCATTTAAGTCTGTTTGAAACACTTGGCAAGATTGAAGGGGCCTCCTTCTATAGTCTTCAAAAAGAAAAACATGAAAAATGGACCAACATGGAGGGATTGACACTCTTTGAAAAGGATTTAGGACCCGAAATTTCAGATTTTGCTGACACGGCAGCCATTATTGAAAATATGGACCTCGTTATATCCGTGGACACTTCGGTGGTACATCTGGCAGGGGCTTTGGGAAAGCCTGTATGGACCCTTCTTCCCTTTTCGGCGGACTTCCGGTGGTTGCTTGAGCGGGAAGATTCTCCATGGTATCCGACCATGCGGCTGTTCAGGCAGACCTGTGCCGGGGAATGGATGCCGGTAATGCAACGGGTTCAGCAGGCGCTTGCCGAAAAAATGATTAAACTCAAAAAAAATGGTTGA
- a CDS encoding helix-turn-helix transcriptional regulator has translation MRQTKIIHRKDQENPGMTSTYAESFHNANIKTQWSRDEVSMKIIDFENRKGKLSQREFAMDVGVPRTTLQNWLNRMDKIDEAPAIVAFFESPAGVKFLHTLIQALHFEFTKVGCASIRNICNFLKLTRLSSFGHDHCQYHGNPQMGSALLQG, from the coding sequence ATGCGCCAAACAAAAATTATTCACAGAAAGGATCAAGAAAACCCGGGCATGACATCTACATACGCTGAATCTTTTCATAATGCAAATATCAAGACACAATGGTCCAGAGATGAAGTTTCTATGAAAATTATAGATTTCGAGAACCGTAAAGGCAAACTCAGTCAGCGTGAGTTTGCCATGGATGTCGGCGTTCCCCGCACAACTTTACAAAACTGGCTCAACCGGATGGATAAAATAGATGAGGCTCCGGCGATAGTCGCTTTTTTTGAAAGTCCGGCAGGTGTGAAATTTTTACATACCTTGATTCAGGCCCTCCATTTTGAATTCACCAAGGTGGGATGCGCCAGCATCCGTAATATTTGCAACTTCCTTAAGTTAACCCGGTTATCAAGTTTTGGGCATGATCATTGCCAATACCATGGGAACCCCCAAATGGGTTCTGCCCTCCTGCAAGGTTGA